In Candidatus Nomurabacteria bacterium, the following proteins share a genomic window:
- the trpS gene encoding tryptophan--tRNA ligase, producing the protein MAKKRILTGLQPSGVLHIGNYFGALKPLVDLTNDENNEVFLMVADYHALTSVKDAKTLRDNVYQIVRDYLAAGVDPNKVTLFRQSDNPDHTEMGWVLNCMVTVPFLMQAHSYKDKVAKGLEANAGLFTYPMLMAGDIVLYDTDLVPVGEDQRQHIEYTREAVTKFNNTYGDVLKEPKEMIVKGVGVVPGTDGQKMSKSYKNTIPLFGSSEEIKKAVMGIVTDSTGDRPENVYSIHKVVHEATGKDIVDLDALYEENKGKYKVLKELLFADIEALVAPMREKRDGISDAQVKNVLAEGVEKAQKISGQTMDRVREVIGLKL; encoded by the coding sequence ATGGCAAAAAAGCGTATTTTAACTGGACTCCAGCCTTCGGGAGTTTTGCATATTGGTAATTACTTCGGGGCTTTGAAACCACTGGTTGATCTAACGAATGATGAAAATAATGAAGTCTTCTTAATGGTAGCTGATTACCATGCTTTGACCTCTGTTAAGGATGCAAAGACGTTGCGTGATAACGTTTACCAAATTGTTCGTGACTATCTGGCAGCGGGAGTTGATCCGAACAAAGTTACACTTTTTAGACAGTCTGACAATCCGGATCATACGGAAATGGGTTGGGTACTGAACTGCATGGTAACAGTGCCGTTTTTGATGCAGGCTCATTCATACAAAGATAAAGTTGCTAAAGGTCTTGAAGCAAATGCGGGACTATTTACTTATCCAATGCTGATGGCTGGAGACATTGTGCTTTACGATACCGATTTAGTGCCGGTGGGCGAAGATCAGAGACAGCATATTGAGTATACTCGCGAGGCGGTGACTAAGTTTAATAACACCTACGGGGACGTCTTGAAAGAACCAAAAGAAATGATTGTGAAAGGGGTGGGGGTGGTGCCGGGAACGGACGGACAAAAGATGAGCAAGAGTTATAAAAACACTATTCCGTTATTTGGCTCTTCGGAAGAAATTAAAAAAGCGGTGATGGGCATAGTGACAGATTCTACTGGTGATCGTCCGGAAAATGTCTACAGTATCCACAAAGTTGTTCATGAAGCTACTGGTAAAGACATAGTTGATCTTGATGCTTTGTATGAGGAAAACAAAGGCAAGTACAAGGTCTTGAAGGAATTATTATTTGCCGATATCGAGGCTCTGGTTGCACCAATGCGAGAAAAAAGAGACGGTATAAGTGATGCACAAGTAAAAAATGTTTTGGCCGAGGGAGTAGAAAAAGCACAAAAGATATCGGGACAAACTATGGATAGGGTGCGGGAAGTGATCGGATTAAAACTCTAA
- a CDS encoding leucyl aminopeptidase family protein, giving the protein MLNVTIAKEGLKELPEKYVCLVLTEESVTYQRLVETSSGILEYRMGVGKFGKVTPRTYRTLVRSIVRGAKSHQVEYLTIDFSILKSFSELQVLGDDWLASTLAENILLADYEFHTYKTKSKSKRALKEVVISGLDTTAAKTGLARGLVVGEYVNKAREITNTPACDMTPTHLGEAAKQLAKGTKLIVKVLGEKELKKLKMGSLLAVGQGTKSETKLIVAEYWGAGKVSGKKVEKDKQPAVLVGKGITYDTGGLNVKPSGGMHDMHMDMTGGSTVLAAIACAAKLGLKKNIVAIVPAAENSVSDDAMRAGDIVTAMNGKTIEVLHTDAEGRMVLADGLTYSERYNPRVILDVATLTGAALVALGQHASAIMTKDEELERKLRDFGEESGDLVWPLPLWDEYKQHIKSSRADVSNIAANFSRFGGTIEGATFLSFFAPKNVPWAHIDIAPRMESIPSDKLAKGATGEPVRLLVKFLESY; this is encoded by the coding sequence ATGTTAAATGTCACCATTGCGAAAGAAGGTTTAAAAGAATTACCAGAAAAATATGTATGTCTAGTTTTAACTGAAGAATCAGTCACTTATCAGCGTTTGGTTGAGACTTCTAGTGGAATACTTGAATATAGAATGGGAGTAGGGAAATTTGGCAAGGTAACACCACGTACTTACAGGACACTAGTTCGGTCTATTGTTCGAGGGGCTAAGTCTCATCAGGTTGAATATTTAACAATAGACTTTTCTATACTGAAATCGTTTTCGGAGCTCCAAGTACTTGGGGATGATTGGTTAGCGTCAACTCTGGCCGAAAACATTTTGTTGGCGGATTATGAATTTCACACCTATAAGACTAAGAGTAAAAGCAAAAGAGCATTGAAGGAAGTAGTTATCTCTGGTCTTGATACCACTGCTGCTAAGACTGGTTTGGCACGAGGTTTAGTAGTGGGTGAGTATGTAAACAAGGCGCGCGAGATTACTAATACTCCAGCCTGTGACATGACCCCGACTCATTTAGGTGAAGCAGCTAAGCAGCTGGCTAAAGGTACTAAGCTTATAGTAAAGGTACTTGGAGAAAAAGAACTTAAGAAGCTCAAGATGGGTTCTCTACTGGCGGTAGGGCAAGGGACAAAGAGTGAAACTAAGCTGATTGTGGCTGAGTACTGGGGAGCTGGTAAGGTGTCAGGTAAGAAGGTGGAAAAGGATAAACAACCGGCTGTTTTGGTGGGTAAGGGGATCACTTATGATACTGGTGGGCTTAATGTAAAGCCATCAGGCGGGATGCATGATATGCATATGGACATGACCGGTGGATCAACTGTGTTGGCGGCAATCGCTTGTGCTGCCAAACTCGGCCTTAAGAAAAATATAGTAGCGATTGTACCAGCGGCTGAAAACTCAGTCTCTGATGATGCGATGCGGGCCGGAGATATAGTGACCGCCATGAACGGAAAGACGATAGAAGTCCTTCACACTGATGCGGAGGGGCGAATGGTGTTGGCGGATGGATTGACGTACTCAGAGCGCTACAATCCGCGAGTTATCCTCGATGTAGCGACCTTAACAGGCGCGGCTTTGGTGGCACTTGGTCAACACGCTAGTGCGATTATGACCAAGGATGAGGAGTTAGAGCGGAAGTTGCGTGATTTTGGTGAGGAAAGTGGAGATCTAGTCTGGCCGCTACCGTTGTGGGATGAGTACAAGCAGCACATCAAAAGCAGTCGTGCAGATGTAAGTAACATTGCTGCTAACTTTTCCCGTTTTGGTGGCACGATTGAAGGTGCGACGTTTTTGTCATTCTTTGCACCTAAGAATGTGCCATGGGCACATATTGATATTGCACCACGAATGGAAAGTATCCCCAGTGATAAGCTGGCTAAAGGTGCGACTGGCGAGCCGGTACGTCTG
- a CDS encoding EamA family transporter, with protein MTWFFIALIGPFLYALTNHLDKILLEKYFKVSGVGTLLLFSSLLSILALPILFTLDPTVLSVDLKSAVALSVVSVLNILVLLFYFLALKDDEASITIVFYQLVPVFGYILGYFVLGEQLTTTQLLAMAIIIFGTSIISIEIDSENNFKLRKKTIALMTAASFFWALGSVIFKYVALEENVIKSLFWEHLMLTVIGVGIFIFIKEYRKHFITAFKQNSRAIISLNVLNEVLYMSGNAVFAFAYMLAPISLILLTQSFQSIFVLIIGIILTIFFRKISVENIHVKYIFQKLLAIFITGIGTYILLLF; from the coding sequence ATGACTTGGTTTTTTATTGCCCTAATTGGCCCCTTTTTATATGCTCTAACAAATCATCTTGATAAAATATTGTTAGAGAAGTACTTCAAAGTTAGCGGGGTAGGAACATTACTGCTTTTTTCGTCCCTGTTATCGATTTTGGCTTTACCGATCTTGTTCACACTTGACCCTACTGTTCTTTCTGTGGATTTAAAGAGTGCTGTAGCACTTTCGGTGGTTAGTGTTTTAAACATACTGGTTTTACTATTCTACTTCTTGGCCCTAAAGGACGATGAGGCGTCGATAACTATTGTATTTTACCAACTAGTTCCTGTTTTTGGATACATACTTGGATATTTTGTATTAGGAGAGCAGCTAACTACTACGCAGCTGCTTGCAATGGCTATTATTATTTTTGGTACCTCTATTATCTCTATAGAGATAGACAGTGAAAATAATTTTAAACTTAGAAAGAAAACCATAGCTTTGATGACAGCAGCCTCGTTTTTCTGGGCTTTAGGTTCTGTTATCTTTAAGTATGTTGCATTGGAGGAGAATGTTATTAAATCCTTGTTTTGGGAGCACTTAATGCTAACAGTAATAGGTGTAGGAATATTTATATTTATAAAGGAGTATCGCAAGCATTTTATTACCGCTTTTAAACAAAATTCCAGAGCCATTATTTCTCTAAACGTTCTCAATGAAGTTCTGTATATGTCTGGTAATGCAGTGTTTGCGTTTGCTTATATGTTGGCTCCGATATCTTTAATATTGTTAACTCAGTCTTTTCAGTCAATTTTTGTTTTAATAATAGGAATTATCCTGACTATATTTTTCCGAAAAATCTCTGTAGAAAATATTCATGTTAAATACATTTTTCAAAAACTACTGGCTATATTTATAACTGGTATAGGCACATACATATTGCTGTTGTTTTAG
- a CDS encoding HAMP domain-containing histidine kinase produces the protein MNKLLLFISLCFSAWITISLIAWTIINAEIIAFIWPLFGVLAGLVSILCIYFVYVFLNKKDVPFSYKVAFTLLLLPLFLFAPTDLSVSGFDLTNCDSFAFEGIAYKVYYTLLGVLAMVWVLVLMVNGYRREVEEDVKKQILYVGIGIELFLFLFFSIVFLITYLVNLGILPDSRLEMYGLFGMVAFMFSIAFTSVKYKAFNVNLAAPVALVIGLWIFVFSLLFIRKIEIVQVIVSVTLFFLFIFGYALIKSIRREIRQRQEIERLAKRLKQANTRLRELDKQKSEFVSIASHQLRSPLTVISGYASMLREGGFGKLPAKAKESTERIYQSARLMTQSIEEYLNVSRIESGNMKYEKVDFNLRNEVERIANDSRQEAIKRGLLLMFKTDMTTSGIVNADVGKVVQAIHNLINNSLKYTPKGSVNVLVRDDQVKKRIYVEVIDTGIGMSEKTLNTIFQKFERADNAHKVNIQGTGLGLYMALKIIEAMGGTITASSEGEGKGSKFVLELPLLKCFGFEHLSFSGSII, from the coding sequence TTGAATAAACTATTACTGTTTATCTCACTTTGTTTTTCTGCCTGGATAACTATAAGTTTAATTGCGTGGACTATCATTAATGCTGAGATTATAGCTTTTATTTGGCCTTTGTTTGGTGTACTTGCTGGCTTGGTATCTATTCTTTGTATATATTTTGTTTACGTATTTTTAAATAAAAAAGACGTTCCATTTTCCTACAAAGTTGCATTTACTCTATTGCTCCTTCCTTTGTTTTTGTTTGCACCTACCGATTTAAGTGTTAGCGGTTTTGATTTAACAAACTGCGATTCATTTGCTTTTGAAGGGATCGCTTATAAGGTGTACTACACTTTACTTGGGGTTCTTGCCATGGTCTGGGTTCTTGTTTTGATGGTTAATGGGTATAGGAGAGAGGTGGAGGAAGATGTGAAGAAGCAAATCCTATATGTGGGAATTGGTATAGAGTTATTTTTATTTCTATTCTTTTCAATAGTTTTTCTAATAACATATTTGGTTAATTTAGGTATATTACCAGATTCTAGGTTAGAGATGTATGGGTTGTTTGGTATGGTAGCCTTTATGTTTTCGATTGCTTTTACGAGTGTAAAATATAAAGCCTTTAATGTAAACTTGGCCGCCCCTGTTGCTTTGGTGATAGGGCTCTGGATTTTTGTTTTCTCTCTTTTATTTATTAGGAAGATTGAAATTGTTCAAGTTATTGTGTCTGTAACTTTATTTTTCTTATTCATCTTCGGTTATGCGTTGATTAAATCGATAAGGCGTGAGATTAGGCAGCGCCAAGAGATCGAACGTTTGGCCAAGCGGCTCAAGCAGGCCAACACCCGCTTGCGTGAGCTGGACAAGCAAAAGTCTGAGTTTGTCTCAATTGCGTCCCATCAGCTACGCAGTCCGCTCACTGTTATTAGTGGCTACGCTTCAATGCTTCGTGAGGGTGGTTTTGGTAAATTGCCAGCCAAGGCAAAAGAATCGACTGAGCGTATTTACCAATCAGCCAGATTGATGACGCAGTCAATAGAGGAATACTTAAACGTATCTAGGATTGAGTCTGGCAATATGAAATACGAGAAGGTTGATTTTAATCTACGTAATGAGGTGGAGCGTATTGCCAACGACTCACGCCAGGAAGCTATTAAACGTGGGTTGTTACTCATGTTTAAAACAGATATGACCACGAGCGGTATTGTAAACGCTGATGTTGGAAAGGTGGTGCAGGCAATTCATAACTTAATCAATAATTCACTAAAGTATACCCCCAAAGGCAGTGTTAATGTTTTGGTGCGTGATGACCAAGTTAAAAAAAGGATTTACGTAGAGGTGATTGATACTGGTATTGGTATGAGTGAAAAAACTTTAAATACCATCTTCCAAAAATTTGAGCGAGCCGATAATGCGCACAAGGTAAATATTCAAGGGACCGGTCTGGGTCTTTATATGGCTCTTAAGATCATTGAAGCAATGGGTGGTACTATTACAGCGTCTTCAGAAGGTGAAGGGAAAGGATCTAAGTTTGTGCTTGAGTTGCCGCTTCTTAAATGTTTTGGTTTTGAGCACCTGAGCTTTTCTGGTAGTATAATCTAA
- a CDS encoding DUF2156 domain-containing protein, with translation MSDKPEIDSYTNRYKPYSDFNFTSLWSWSINNERQVSVLNGNLVVYFTDYETNYPFLSFLGTNSTENTIVALINWAKAEGLSSTLSLVPQEVVDQLPVDTEFLIEEDIDNFDYIFDVSELSYLEGRKYKTKKHLSRIFLNNNPDAVFEVFRYDDIGDVNRLLLLVEDWEKNKISNGKSDAKLQEKIGLKRLVDTLRRDENIVISTLTLDGKIRAFSIDEILVAGYATSHFVKADITYRGIYEFMNEKIAEYLHKNSVVYWNWEQDLGVKGLRSNKLSYRPVDFLKKYKIMQT, from the coding sequence TTGAGTGATAAGCCAGAGATTGATTCGTACACCAATAGGTATAAACCTTATTCAGATTTTAATTTCACTAGTTTGTGGTCATGGAGTATTAATAACGAAAGGCAGGTGTCTGTTCTCAATGGTAACCTGGTTGTATATTTCACTGATTACGAGACCAATTACCCCTTTTTGTCTTTTCTGGGTACTAATAGTACTGAGAATACAATAGTAGCGTTAATAAATTGGGCTAAAGCCGAAGGGTTATCGTCAACCCTGAGCTTAGTTCCACAAGAGGTTGTAGATCAGTTGCCGGTAGACACAGAGTTTCTCATCGAAGAAGATATCGATAATTTCGATTACATTTTTGACGTGTCCGAGTTATCGTATCTAGAGGGTCGCAAGTATAAAACAAAAAAGCATTTATCAAGAATTTTTTTAAACAATAATCCAGATGCGGTCTTTGAGGTCTTTAGATATGATGATATAGGAGATGTTAATCGCCTTTTGTTGTTAGTAGAGGATTGGGAAAAAAATAAGATCTCCAATGGTAAGAGCGATGCTAAATTACAAGAGAAGATTGGACTTAAAAGACTTGTGGATACATTACGTAGAGATGAGAATATAGTCATTTCTACATTAACTCTTGATGGTAAAATTAGAGCCTTCAGCATAGACGAAATTCTTGTTGCTGGTTATGCAACATCCCACTTTGTTAAGGCTGATATAACTTACCGCGGTATTTATGAGTTTATGAATGAAAAGATTGCTGAATATCTGCACAAAAATTCAGTTGTCTATTGGAATTGGGAACAGGATCTTGGGGTTAAAGGATTGAGATCAAATAAGCTCAGTTATAGACCAGTTGATTTTTTAAAAAAGTATAAAATAATGCAAACATAA
- a CDS encoding aspartate--tRNA ligase, protein MERILIGSLSEHIDKEVTIKGWVDVARLQGKMAFFDFRDRSGKVQGVVFGKPEVLEIAKELKSEYVVAVTGKVNKRPEKMVKEGVQNGDIELEITGIDVLAESDTPPFDLGEDSINKDEEVRLKYRYLDLRTERMQKNIRIRSEFVRRCRNFLMDQDFVEIETPILTESTPEGSRDFVVPSRHNPGQFYALPQSPQQYKQMLMTAGFERYVQIARAIRDEDLRADRGYEHTQIDVEMSFVERNDVMRTIEDMITSVVESMGYTIKHKPFPVVTYADSIEKYGDDKFDLRTEEDKKNGVLAYAWVVDFPFFEKTDKGTWTFSHNPFSMPKAEHLEWLLKGENIDKILTTQYDLVCNGYEAGGGSIRAHKPEILEAVYKIMGNSEEEMQDKVGHMLEAFKYGTPPHGGIALGVERNVMNLTGEEALREVQAFPMTRKGQTAVMNGPKSLEIEQLLELGISVDKKK, encoded by the coding sequence ATGGAAAGAATTCTCATTGGTTCACTTAGTGAACATATAGACAAAGAGGTAACGATTAAGGGGTGGGTTGATGTGGCTCGCTTGCAAGGGAAGATGGCTTTCTTTGATTTTCGTGATCGTAGCGGCAAAGTGCAAGGGGTGGTTTTTGGTAAGCCAGAAGTACTAGAAATAGCTAAAGAACTAAAGTCAGAATATGTGGTAGCTGTGACTGGAAAAGTAAATAAGCGGCCTGAAAAGATGGTTAAAGAGGGGGTACAAAATGGTGACATTGAACTTGAGATTACTGGCATTGATGTCTTGGCCGAGTCTGATACGCCACCGTTTGATCTGGGTGAAGATTCTATTAATAAAGATGAAGAGGTACGATTGAAGTATCGCTATCTAGACTTGCGTACCGAGCGTATGCAAAAGAATATCAGAATTCGTAGCGAGTTCGTGCGTCGCTGTCGCAACTTCCTTATGGATCAGGATTTTGTGGAGATTGAAACGCCGATATTGACTGAGTCAACTCCGGAAGGATCGCGAGACTTTGTGGTGCCAAGTCGTCATAATCCAGGGCAATTCTACGCCCTACCGCAGTCACCACAACAATATAAGCAAATGTTGATGACGGCCGGGTTTGAGCGGTATGTGCAGATTGCGCGCGCGATTCGAGATGAAGATTTGCGAGCTGACCGAGGCTATGAGCATACTCAGATTGATGTTGAGATGTCGTTTGTAGAGCGAAATGATGTGATGAGGACAATCGAAGACATGATTACTTCTGTAGTGGAGTCAATGGGCTACACCATAAAGCATAAGCCTTTCCCGGTCGTGACCTACGCTGACTCGATAGAAAAATATGGTGATGATAAGTTTGATCTTAGAACTGAAGAAGATAAGAAAAACGGTGTTCTCGCTTATGCTTGGGTGGTTGATTTTCCTTTTTTTGAAAAGACCGACAAAGGTACTTGGACCTTCTCACACAACCCATTCTCGATGCCAAAAGCTGAGCATCTAGAGTGGCTACTTAAAGGTGAAAACATAGATAAGATACTCACCACACAGTACGACTTGGTGTGTAACGGATACGAAGCTGGCGGAGGTAGTATCAGGGCTCATAAGCCAGAGATACTAGAGGCGGTCTACAAGATAATGGGTAACAGCGAAGAGGAAATGCAAGATAAGGTTGGACACATGCTTGAAGCCTTTAAGTATGGTACACCGCCACATGGTGGAATCGCTCTTGGGGTCGAACGAAATGTTATGAACCTGACCGGTGAGGAAGCCCTGCGTGAGGTACAAGCCTTTCCAATGACCCGCAAAGGACAAACGGCTGTAATGAACGGACCCAAGTCACTCGAGATAGAGCAACTGCTAGAGCTAGGAATCAGTGTAGATAAGAAGAAATAG